A genomic window from Phoenix dactylifera cultivar Barhee BC4 unplaced genomic scaffold, palm_55x_up_171113_PBpolish2nd_filt_p 000007F, whole genome shotgun sequence includes:
- the LOC103705398 gene encoding fe(2+) transport protein 1, translating into MASITFHTLLLLLLLVLLLLSSSTLAADAPESSSPSECDTAHSGECYNRPKALRLKVIAIPTILVSSIIGVCLPLFSRSVPALRPDRNLFVLVKAFASGVILATGYMHVLPDSFESLTSPCLPEKPWSQFPFTAFIAMVSAVLTLMMDSLMLTFYNRQKKGGGAVVVDHESPMNAAVPVSHGHGHSGPPQHGKDDKEGAEVALRRNRVIVQVLEMGIVVHSVVIGLSMGASQNPCTIRPLVAALCFHQLFEGMGLGGCILQAEYKMKMRAVLVFFFSTTTPFGVALGIALSNVYKDNSPTALIVVGVLNACSAGLLNYTALVDLLAADFMGPKLQGSVKLQLGAYAAVFLGAGGMSIMSKWA; encoded by the exons ATGGCCTCGATCACCTTCcacaccctcctcctcctcctccttctcgtcctcctcctcctctcctcctctacgCTCGCCGCCGACGCTCCGGAAtcctcctctccatccgaaTGCGACACGGCACACAGCGGCGAGTGCTACAACCGGCCGAAGGCCCTGCGCCTGAAGGTCATCGCAATCCCGACCATCTTAGTTTCCAGCATCATCGGCGTCTGCCTCCCGCTCTTCTCCCGGTCGGTCCCCGCGCTCCGTCCCGACCGCAACCTCTTCGTGCTTGTCAAGGCCTTCGCGTCCGGCGTGATCCTCGCCACCGGCTACATGCACGTGCTCCCCGACTCCTTCGAGAGCCTGACGTCGCCGTGCCTCCCCGAGAAGCCGTGGTCCCAGTTCCCGTTCACCGCCTTCATCGCCATGGTCTCGGCCGTCCTCACTCTGATGATGGACTCCTTAATGCTTACATTCTATAACAGGCAGAAGAAGGGCGGCGGTGCCGTGGTGGTCGACCACGAGAGCCCGATGAATGCCGCTGTGCCCGTCTCGCATGGCCATGGCCACTCCGGGCCGCCGCAGCACGGCAAGGATGACAAAGAAGGGGCGGAGGTGGCCCTGCGCCGGAATCGCGTCATCGTGCAG GTTCTGGAGATGGGAATAGTGGTGCACTCGGTGGTGATAGGTCTATCAATGGGGGCCTCTCAGAATCCCTGCACCATTAGACCTCTGGTTGCTGCCCTTTGTTTCCACCAACTGTTTGAAGGAATGGGCCTCGGTGGTTGCATTCTCCAG GCAGAATATAAGATGAAGATGAGAGCAGTCctggtcttcttcttctccaccacGACGCCATTCGGGGTGGCTCTCGGGATCGCCCTGTCCAATGTTTACAAAGACAACAGCCCGACCGCTCTCATCGTCGTCGGGGTACTGAATGCATGCTCGGCGGGGCTTCTCAACTACACGGCATTGGTCGATCTCCTTGCAGCTGATTTCATGGGTCCCAAGCTGCAGGGCAGTGTCAAGCTTCAGCTAGGGGCCTACGCAGCAGTGTTCCTTGGTGCCGGCGGCATGTCCATCATGTCAAAGTGGGCTTAA